One genomic segment of Mauremys mutica isolate MM-2020 ecotype Southern unplaced genomic scaffold, ASM2049712v1 001107F_np12_obj, whole genome shotgun sequence includes these proteins:
- the LOC123357850 gene encoding HAUS augmin-like complex subunit 7 isoform X6: MRVCVFRSCAAPCWTEFSWPSLGRPWGSSAPPRPSAWSCWPGSAPERTPPSGSDSPPSRTRRRRRKLKGEASAERQLRFMEQLLDVIRYLDAITGTDSGDSTTSREESLRGAARRNEEFLREVFSSPSLPALLAPSLPPCTADIKPLLLEEPAPHTRSRLSGRSSGKTLAELSRTLEEANATLERLSAEGSSLRGGAEPLDPGLALQTLALAACDSHQLMGAFGQVYETELREHCGRGPAPQLSPCGPLAQQLHQALTLCTQGLQALAQLSDTSEQVVQTAERRHGDEGTGPPATLPAKMEELRRRYQARLAAAGGLPG; this comes from the exons atgcgtgtgtgtgtgttcag GAgctgcgctgccccctgctggacggAGTTTTCCTGGCCGAGCCTGgggcggccctggggctcctCTGCGCCCCCTCGGCCCAGCGCCTGGAGCTGCTGGCCTGGCTCTGCGCCCG AGCGAACCCCCCCCTCCGGGAGCGATTCGCCACCCTCACGGACTCGCAGACGGAGGAGAAAACTCAAG GGAGAGGCCAGTGCCGAGCGGCAGCTCcggttcatggagcagctgctggaTGTGATCCGGTACCTGGACGCCATCACTGGGACGGACTCTGGGGACTCGACCACCTCCAG ggaggagTCGCTCCGGGGGGCGGCGAGGAGGAATGAGGAGTTCCTGCGCGAGGTCTTCTCCAGCCCCAGCTTGCCGGCCTTGctggcccccagcctgcccccctgcaccgccgACATCAagcccctgctgctggaggagccaGCCCCCCACACGAG GAGCCGGCTGTCAGGGAGATCCAGTGGGAAGACGCTGGCTGAGCTCTCCAGGACCCTGGAGGAGGCGAACGCCACACTGGAGCGGCTGAGCGCAGAG GGCTCCTCCCTGCGGGGGGGCGCGGAGCCCCTGGACCCTGGCCTGGCCTTGCAGACCCTGGCGCTGGCGGCCTGCGACTCGCACCAGCTGATGGGGGCCTTCGGGCAGGTGTACGAGACGGAGCTGCGGGAACACTGCGGCCGCGGCCCCGCCCCACAGCTCAGCCCCTGtgggcccctggcccagcagctgCACCAGGCCCTCACCCTCTGCACCCAG gggctgcaggcgcTGGCCCAGCTGAGCGACACCTCGGAGCAGGTGGTGCAGACGGCGGAGCGGAGACACGGCGACGAAGGCACCGGCCCCCCAGCGACGCTGC CCGCGAAGATGGAGGAGCTGCGCCGGCGCTACCAGGCCCGCCTGGCCGCTGCCGGGGGGCTGCCGGGGTGA
- the LOC123357850 gene encoding HAUS augmin-like complex subunit 7 isoform X5, producing MRVCVFRSCAAPCWTEFSWPSLGRPWGSSAPPRPSAWSCWPGSAPERTPPSGSDSPPSRTRRRRRKLKGEASAERQLRFMEQLLDVIRYLDAITGTDSGDSTTSSREESLRGAARRNEEFLREVFSSPSLPALLAPSLPPCTADIKPLLLEEPAPHTRSRLSGRSSGKTLAELSRTLEEANATLERLSAEGSSLRGGAEPLDPGLALQTLALAACDSHQLMGAFGQVYETELREHCGRGPAPQLSPCGPLAQQLHQALTLCTQGLQALAQLSDTSEQVVQTAERRHGDEGTGPPATLPAKMEELRRRYQARLAAAGGLPG from the exons atgcgtgtgtgtgtgttcag GAgctgcgctgccccctgctggacggAGTTTTCCTGGCCGAGCCTGgggcggccctggggctcctCTGCGCCCCCTCGGCCCAGCGCCTGGAGCTGCTGGCCTGGCTCTGCGCCCG AGCGAACCCCCCCCTCCGGGAGCGATTCGCCACCCTCACGGACTCGCAGACGGAGGAGAAAACTCAAG GGAGAGGCCAGTGCCGAGCGGCAGCTCcggttcatggagcagctgctggaTGTGATCCGGTACCTGGACGCCATCACTGGGACGGACTCTGGGGACTCGACCACCTCCAG cagggaggagTCGCTCCGGGGGGCGGCGAGGAGGAATGAGGAGTTCCTGCGCGAGGTCTTCTCCAGCCCCAGCTTGCCGGCCTTGctggcccccagcctgcccccctgcaccgccgACATCAagcccctgctgctggaggagccaGCCCCCCACACGAG GAGCCGGCTGTCAGGGAGATCCAGTGGGAAGACGCTGGCTGAGCTCTCCAGGACCCTGGAGGAGGCGAACGCCACACTGGAGCGGCTGAGCGCAGAG GGCTCCTCCCTGCGGGGGGGCGCGGAGCCCCTGGACCCTGGCCTGGCCTTGCAGACCCTGGCGCTGGCGGCCTGCGACTCGCACCAGCTGATGGGGGCCTTCGGGCAGGTGTACGAGACGGAGCTGCGGGAACACTGCGGCCGCGGCCCCGCCCCACAGCTCAGCCCCTGtgggcccctggcccagcagctgCACCAGGCCCTCACCCTCTGCACCCAG gggctgcaggcgcTGGCCCAGCTGAGCGACACCTCGGAGCAGGTGGTGCAGACGGCGGAGCGGAGACACGGCGACGAAGGCACCGGCCCCCCAGCGACGCTGC CCGCGAAGATGGAGGAGCTGCGCCGGCGCTACCAGGCCCGCCTGGCCGCTGCCGGGGGGCTGCCGGGGTGA
- the LOC123357850 gene encoding HAUS augmin-like complex subunit 7 isoform X3: MGVPTYVSLLEERNPGVSLPEGMCHACVCVQELRCPLLDGVFLAEPGAALGLLCAPSAQRLELLAWLCARANPPLRERFATLTDSQTEEKTQEMAKLGSDLLLCRSEELDLIKGEASAERQLRFMEQLLDVIRYLDAITGTDSGDSTTSSREESLRGAARRNEEFLREVFSSPSLPALLAPSLPPCTADIKPLLLEEPAPHTRSRLSGRSSGKTLAELSRTLEEANATLERLSAEGSSLRGGAEPLDPGLALQTLALAACDSHQLMGAFGQVYETELREHCGRGPAPQLSPCGPLAQQLHQALTLCTQGLQALAQLSDTSEQVVQTAERRHGDEGTGPPATLPAKMEELRRRYQARLAAAGGLPG; the protein is encoded by the exons ATGGGTGTCCCCACGTACGTgtccctgctggaggagaggaaccCTGGCGTGTCTCTGCCGGAGGGGATGTgccatgcgtgtgtgtgtgttcag GAgctgcgctgccccctgctggacggAGTTTTCCTGGCCGAGCCTGgggcggccctggggctcctCTGCGCCCCCTCGGCCCAGCGCCTGGAGCTGCTGGCCTGGCTCTGCGCCCG AGCGAACCCCCCCCTCCGGGAGCGATTCGCCACCCTCACGGACTCGCAGACGGAGGAGAAAACTCAAG AAATGGCCAAACTGGGCTCCGACCTGCTGCTGTGTCGATCCGAGGAGCTCGATCTCATTAAG GGAGAGGCCAGTGCCGAGCGGCAGCTCcggttcatggagcagctgctggaTGTGATCCGGTACCTGGACGCCATCACTGGGACGGACTCTGGGGACTCGACCACCTCCAG cagggaggagTCGCTCCGGGGGGCGGCGAGGAGGAATGAGGAGTTCCTGCGCGAGGTCTTCTCCAGCCCCAGCTTGCCGGCCTTGctggcccccagcctgcccccctgcaccgccgACATCAagcccctgctgctggaggagccaGCCCCCCACACGAG GAGCCGGCTGTCAGGGAGATCCAGTGGGAAGACGCTGGCTGAGCTCTCCAGGACCCTGGAGGAGGCGAACGCCACACTGGAGCGGCTGAGCGCAGAG GGCTCCTCCCTGCGGGGGGGCGCGGAGCCCCTGGACCCTGGCCTGGCCTTGCAGACCCTGGCGCTGGCGGCCTGCGACTCGCACCAGCTGATGGGGGCCTTCGGGCAGGTGTACGAGACGGAGCTGCGGGAACACTGCGGCCGCGGCCCCGCCCCACAGCTCAGCCCCTGtgggcccctggcccagcagctgCACCAGGCCCTCACCCTCTGCACCCAG gggctgcaggcgcTGGCCCAGCTGAGCGACACCTCGGAGCAGGTGGTGCAGACGGCGGAGCGGAGACACGGCGACGAAGGCACCGGCCCCCCAGCGACGCTGC CCGCGAAGATGGAGGAGCTGCGCCGGCGCTACCAGGCCCGCCTGGCCGCTGCCGGGGGGCTGCCGGGGTGA
- the LOC123357850 gene encoding HAUS augmin-like complex subunit 7 isoform X4 — MAALAAASVYEQLKELRCPLLDGVFLAEPGAALGLLCAPSAQRLELLAWLCARANPPLRERFATLTDSQTEEKTQEMAKLGSDLLLCRSEELDLIKGEASAERQLRFMEQLLDVIRYLDAITGTDSGDSTTSSREESLRGAARRNEEFLREVFSSPSLPALLAPSLPPCTADIKPLLLEEPAPHTRSRLSGRSSGKTLAELSRTLEEANATLERLSAEGSSLRGGAEPLDPGLALQTLALAACDSHQLMGAFGQVYETELREHCGRGPAPQLSPCGPLAQQLHQALTLCTQGLQALAQLSDTSEQVVQTAERRHGDEGTGPPATLPAKMEELRRRYQARLAAAGGLPG; from the exons ATGGCAGCGCTCGCGGCAGCCTCGGTGTATGAGCAACTGAAG GAgctgcgctgccccctgctggacggAGTTTTCCTGGCCGAGCCTGgggcggccctggggctcctCTGCGCCCCCTCGGCCCAGCGCCTGGAGCTGCTGGCCTGGCTCTGCGCCCG AGCGAACCCCCCCCTCCGGGAGCGATTCGCCACCCTCACGGACTCGCAGACGGAGGAGAAAACTCAAG AAATGGCCAAACTGGGCTCCGACCTGCTGCTGTGTCGATCCGAGGAGCTCGATCTCATTAAG GGAGAGGCCAGTGCCGAGCGGCAGCTCcggttcatggagcagctgctggaTGTGATCCGGTACCTGGACGCCATCACTGGGACGGACTCTGGGGACTCGACCACCTCCAG cagggaggagTCGCTCCGGGGGGCGGCGAGGAGGAATGAGGAGTTCCTGCGCGAGGTCTTCTCCAGCCCCAGCTTGCCGGCCTTGctggcccccagcctgcccccctgcaccgccgACATCAagcccctgctgctggaggagccaGCCCCCCACACGAG GAGCCGGCTGTCAGGGAGATCCAGTGGGAAGACGCTGGCTGAGCTCTCCAGGACCCTGGAGGAGGCGAACGCCACACTGGAGCGGCTGAGCGCAGAG GGCTCCTCCCTGCGGGGGGGCGCGGAGCCCCTGGACCCTGGCCTGGCCTTGCAGACCCTGGCGCTGGCGGCCTGCGACTCGCACCAGCTGATGGGGGCCTTCGGGCAGGTGTACGAGACGGAGCTGCGGGAACACTGCGGCCGCGGCCCCGCCCCACAGCTCAGCCCCTGtgggcccctggcccagcagctgCACCAGGCCCTCACCCTCTGCACCCAG gggctgcaggcgcTGGCCCAGCTGAGCGACACCTCGGAGCAGGTGGTGCAGACGGCGGAGCGGAGACACGGCGACGAAGGCACCGGCCCCCCAGCGACGCTGC CCGCGAAGATGGAGGAGCTGCGCCGGCGCTACCAGGCCCGCCTGGCCGCTGCCGGGGGGCTGCCGGGGTGA
- the LOC123357850 gene encoding HAUS augmin-like complex subunit 7 isoform X2, whose translation MTAAGQCEWQLRWPIGAGLSATRAAGKMAALAAASVYEQLKELRCPLLDGVFLAEPGAALGLLCAPSAQRLELLAWLCARANPPLRERFATLTDSQTEEKTQEMAKLGSDLLLCRSEELDLIKGEASAERQLRFMEQLLDVIRYLDAITGTDSGDSTTSREESLRGAARRNEEFLREVFSSPSLPALLAPSLPPCTADIKPLLLEEPAPHTRSRLSGRSSGKTLAELSRTLEEANATLERLSAEGSSLRGGAEPLDPGLALQTLALAACDSHQLMGAFGQVYETELREHCGRGPAPQLSPCGPLAQQLHQALTLCTQGLQALAQLSDTSEQVVQTAERRHGDEGTGPPATLPAKMEELRRRYQARLAAAGGLPG comes from the exons ATGACCGCTGCAGGTCAGTGTGAGTGGCAGCTGCGCTGGCCAATTGGAGCGGGGCTCAGCGCTACGCGGGCTGCAGGAAAGATGGCAGCGCTCGCGGCAGCCTCGGTGTATGAGCAACTGAAG GAgctgcgctgccccctgctggacggAGTTTTCCTGGCCGAGCCTGgggcggccctggggctcctCTGCGCCCCCTCGGCCCAGCGCCTGGAGCTGCTGGCCTGGCTCTGCGCCCG AGCGAACCCCCCCCTCCGGGAGCGATTCGCCACCCTCACGGACTCGCAGACGGAGGAGAAAACTCAAG AAATGGCCAAACTGGGCTCCGACCTGCTGCTGTGTCGATCCGAGGAGCTCGATCTCATTAAG GGAGAGGCCAGTGCCGAGCGGCAGCTCcggttcatggagcagctgctggaTGTGATCCGGTACCTGGACGCCATCACTGGGACGGACTCTGGGGACTCGACCACCTCCAG ggaggagTCGCTCCGGGGGGCGGCGAGGAGGAATGAGGAGTTCCTGCGCGAGGTCTTCTCCAGCCCCAGCTTGCCGGCCTTGctggcccccagcctgcccccctgcaccgccgACATCAagcccctgctgctggaggagccaGCCCCCCACACGAG GAGCCGGCTGTCAGGGAGATCCAGTGGGAAGACGCTGGCTGAGCTCTCCAGGACCCTGGAGGAGGCGAACGCCACACTGGAGCGGCTGAGCGCAGAG GGCTCCTCCCTGCGGGGGGGCGCGGAGCCCCTGGACCCTGGCCTGGCCTTGCAGACCCTGGCGCTGGCGGCCTGCGACTCGCACCAGCTGATGGGGGCCTTCGGGCAGGTGTACGAGACGGAGCTGCGGGAACACTGCGGCCGCGGCCCCGCCCCACAGCTCAGCCCCTGtgggcccctggcccagcagctgCACCAGGCCCTCACCCTCTGCACCCAG gggctgcaggcgcTGGCCCAGCTGAGCGACACCTCGGAGCAGGTGGTGCAGACGGCGGAGCGGAGACACGGCGACGAAGGCACCGGCCCCCCAGCGACGCTGC CCGCGAAGATGGAGGAGCTGCGCCGGCGCTACCAGGCCCGCCTGGCCGCTGCCGGGGGGCTGCCGGGGTGA
- the LOC123357850 gene encoding HAUS augmin-like complex subunit 7 isoform X7: protein MTAAGQCEWQLRWPIGAGLSATRAAGKMAALAAASVYEQLKELRCPLLDGVFLAEPGAALGLLCAPSAQRLELLAWLCARANPPLRERFATLTDSQTEEKTQEMAKLGSDLLLCRSEELDLIKGEASAERQLRFMEQLLDVIRYLDAITGTDSGDSTTSSREESLRGAARRNEEFLREVFSSPSLPALLAPSLPPCTADIKPLLLEEPAPHTRSRLSGRSSGKTLAELSRTLEEANATLERLSAEGLQALAQLSDTSEQVVQTAERRHGDEGTGPPATLPAKMEELRRRYQARLAAAGGLPG from the exons ATGACCGCTGCAGGTCAGTGTGAGTGGCAGCTGCGCTGGCCAATTGGAGCGGGGCTCAGCGCTACGCGGGCTGCAGGAAAGATGGCAGCGCTCGCGGCAGCCTCGGTGTATGAGCAACTGAAG GAgctgcgctgccccctgctggacggAGTTTTCCTGGCCGAGCCTGgggcggccctggggctcctCTGCGCCCCCTCGGCCCAGCGCCTGGAGCTGCTGGCCTGGCTCTGCGCCCG AGCGAACCCCCCCCTCCGGGAGCGATTCGCCACCCTCACGGACTCGCAGACGGAGGAGAAAACTCAAG AAATGGCCAAACTGGGCTCCGACCTGCTGCTGTGTCGATCCGAGGAGCTCGATCTCATTAAG GGAGAGGCCAGTGCCGAGCGGCAGCTCcggttcatggagcagctgctggaTGTGATCCGGTACCTGGACGCCATCACTGGGACGGACTCTGGGGACTCGACCACCTCCAG cagggaggagTCGCTCCGGGGGGCGGCGAGGAGGAATGAGGAGTTCCTGCGCGAGGTCTTCTCCAGCCCCAGCTTGCCGGCCTTGctggcccccagcctgcccccctgcaccgccgACATCAagcccctgctgctggaggagccaGCCCCCCACACGAG GAGCCGGCTGTCAGGGAGATCCAGTGGGAAGACGCTGGCTGAGCTCTCCAGGACCCTGGAGGAGGCGAACGCCACACTGGAGCGGCTGAGCGCAGAG gggctgcaggcgcTGGCCCAGCTGAGCGACACCTCGGAGCAGGTGGTGCAGACGGCGGAGCGGAGACACGGCGACGAAGGCACCGGCCCCCCAGCGACGCTGC CCGCGAAGATGGAGGAGCTGCGCCGGCGCTACCAGGCCCGCCTGGCCGCTGCCGGGGGGCTGCCGGGGTGA
- the LOC123357850 gene encoding HAUS augmin-like complex subunit 7 isoform X1: MTAAGQCEWQLRWPIGAGLSATRAAGKMAALAAASVYEQLKELRCPLLDGVFLAEPGAALGLLCAPSAQRLELLAWLCARANPPLRERFATLTDSQTEEKTQEMAKLGSDLLLCRSEELDLIKGEASAERQLRFMEQLLDVIRYLDAITGTDSGDSTTSSREESLRGAARRNEEFLREVFSSPSLPALLAPSLPPCTADIKPLLLEEPAPHTRSRLSGRSSGKTLAELSRTLEEANATLERLSAEGSSLRGGAEPLDPGLALQTLALAACDSHQLMGAFGQVYETELREHCGRGPAPQLSPCGPLAQQLHQALTLCTQGLQALAQLSDTSEQVVQTAERRHGDEGTGPPATLPAKMEELRRRYQARLAAAGGLPG; this comes from the exons ATGACCGCTGCAGGTCAGTGTGAGTGGCAGCTGCGCTGGCCAATTGGAGCGGGGCTCAGCGCTACGCGGGCTGCAGGAAAGATGGCAGCGCTCGCGGCAGCCTCGGTGTATGAGCAACTGAAG GAgctgcgctgccccctgctggacggAGTTTTCCTGGCCGAGCCTGgggcggccctggggctcctCTGCGCCCCCTCGGCCCAGCGCCTGGAGCTGCTGGCCTGGCTCTGCGCCCG AGCGAACCCCCCCCTCCGGGAGCGATTCGCCACCCTCACGGACTCGCAGACGGAGGAGAAAACTCAAG AAATGGCCAAACTGGGCTCCGACCTGCTGCTGTGTCGATCCGAGGAGCTCGATCTCATTAAG GGAGAGGCCAGTGCCGAGCGGCAGCTCcggttcatggagcagctgctggaTGTGATCCGGTACCTGGACGCCATCACTGGGACGGACTCTGGGGACTCGACCACCTCCAG cagggaggagTCGCTCCGGGGGGCGGCGAGGAGGAATGAGGAGTTCCTGCGCGAGGTCTTCTCCAGCCCCAGCTTGCCGGCCTTGctggcccccagcctgcccccctgcaccgccgACATCAagcccctgctgctggaggagccaGCCCCCCACACGAG GAGCCGGCTGTCAGGGAGATCCAGTGGGAAGACGCTGGCTGAGCTCTCCAGGACCCTGGAGGAGGCGAACGCCACACTGGAGCGGCTGAGCGCAGAG GGCTCCTCCCTGCGGGGGGGCGCGGAGCCCCTGGACCCTGGCCTGGCCTTGCAGACCCTGGCGCTGGCGGCCTGCGACTCGCACCAGCTGATGGGGGCCTTCGGGCAGGTGTACGAGACGGAGCTGCGGGAACACTGCGGCCGCGGCCCCGCCCCACAGCTCAGCCCCTGtgggcccctggcccagcagctgCACCAGGCCCTCACCCTCTGCACCCAG gggctgcaggcgcTGGCCCAGCTGAGCGACACCTCGGAGCAGGTGGTGCAGACGGCGGAGCGGAGACACGGCGACGAAGGCACCGGCCCCCCAGCGACGCTGC CCGCGAAGATGGAGGAGCTGCGCCGGCGCTACCAGGCCCGCCTGGCCGCTGCCGGGGGGCTGCCGGGGTGA
- the LOC123357850 gene encoding HAUS augmin-like complex subunit 7 isoform X8, translating to MTAAGQCEWQLRWPIGAGLSATRAAGKMAALAAASVYEQLKSEPPPPGAIRHPHGLADGGENSSREESLRGAARRNEEFLREVFSSPSLPALLAPSLPPCTADIKPLLLEEPAPHTRSRLSGRSSGKTLAELSRTLEEANATLERLSAEGSSLRGGAEPLDPGLALQTLALAACDSHQLMGAFGQVYETELREHCGRGPAPQLSPCGPLAQQLHQALTLCTQGLQALAQLSDTSEQVVQTAERRHGDEGTGPPATLPAKMEELRRRYQARLAAAGGLPG from the exons ATGACCGCTGCAGGTCAGTGTGAGTGGCAGCTGCGCTGGCCAATTGGAGCGGGGCTCAGCGCTACGCGGGCTGCAGGAAAGATGGCAGCGCTCGCGGCAGCCTCGGTGTATGAGCAACTGAAG AGCGAACCCCCCCCTCCGGGAGCGATTCGCCACCCTCACGGACTCGCAGACGGAGGAGAAAACTCAAG cagggaggagTCGCTCCGGGGGGCGGCGAGGAGGAATGAGGAGTTCCTGCGCGAGGTCTTCTCCAGCCCCAGCTTGCCGGCCTTGctggcccccagcctgcccccctgcaccgccgACATCAagcccctgctgctggaggagccaGCCCCCCACACGAG GAGCCGGCTGTCAGGGAGATCCAGTGGGAAGACGCTGGCTGAGCTCTCCAGGACCCTGGAGGAGGCGAACGCCACACTGGAGCGGCTGAGCGCAGAG GGCTCCTCCCTGCGGGGGGGCGCGGAGCCCCTGGACCCTGGCCTGGCCTTGCAGACCCTGGCGCTGGCGGCCTGCGACTCGCACCAGCTGATGGGGGCCTTCGGGCAGGTGTACGAGACGGAGCTGCGGGAACACTGCGGCCGCGGCCCCGCCCCACAGCTCAGCCCCTGtgggcccctggcccagcagctgCACCAGGCCCTCACCCTCTGCACCCAG gggctgcaggcgcTGGCCCAGCTGAGCGACACCTCGGAGCAGGTGGTGCAGACGGCGGAGCGGAGACACGGCGACGAAGGCACCGGCCCCCCAGCGACGCTGC CCGCGAAGATGGAGGAGCTGCGCCGGCGCTACCAGGCCCGCCTGGCCGCTGCCGGGGGGCTGCCGGGGTGA
- the LOC123357851 gene encoding dual specificity protein phosphatase 9-like, translating into MEALGKSTLWLCGELASPAARLHILDCRSRERYDSCHVARALSVALPGLLLRRLRKGKLSVRALLPPAPGAVLLYDEATATLPRCGQESVLATLLRKLREEGCTAYYLQGGFSKFQSEWPDHCETSPEVPGASSSPAPTGTPVVGLGGLSLGSDGDSGPLSGGGGDSEAASPPSYPVQILPHLYLGSARDSANMETLARLGIRYVLNVTPNLPNLFEEQGGFRYKQIPISDHWSQNLARFFPEAIAFIDEAVSQNCGILVHCLAGVSRSVTVTVAYLMQRLNLSLNDAYDLVKRKKADISPNFNFMGQLLDFERELGLAEGSPATPGAPDGHGQTPTSSPGCFFTPPPSECEQEGGSFQRYPT; encoded by the exons ATGGAAGCCCTGGGGAAATCCACCCTGTGGCTCTGCGGGGAGCTGgcgtccccggctgcccggctgcACATCCTGGATTGCCGCAGCCGGGAGCGCTACGACTCCTGCCACGTGGCCCGGGCGCTGAGCGTGGCCTTGCCGGGGCTGCTGCTGAGGCGGCTGCGCAAGGGGAAGCTGTCGGTGCGGGCGCTGCTCCCGCCCGCGCCGGGCGCCGTCCTGCTGTACGACGAGGCCACGGCCACGCTGCCGCGCTGCGGCCAGGAGTCGGTGCTGGCCACGCTCCTGCGCAAGCTGCGGGAGGAAGGCTGCACGGCGTATTACCTGCAAG GGGGCTTCTCCAAGTTCCAGTCCGAGTGGCCAGATCACTGCGAGACCAGCCCGGAGGTGCCCGGCGCCAGCAGCTCCCCCGCTCCTACAGGGACcccggtggtggggctgggggggctgagccTGGGCTCGGACGGGGACTCGGGACCCctgagcggcggggggggggactcgGAGGCAGCCAGCCCCCCGTCCTACCCGGTGCAGATCCTGCCTCACCTCTACCTGGGCAGCGCCCGAGACTCGGCCAACATGGAGACGCTGGCCCGGCTCGGCATCCGCTACGTCCTCAACGTCACCCCCAACCTGCCCAACCTCTTTGAGGAGCAGGGCGGCTTCCGCTACAAGCAGATCCCCATCTCGGACCACTGGAGCCAGAACCTGGCCCGCTTCTTCCCGGAGGCCATCGCCTTCATCG aCGAGGCCGTGTCCCAGAACTGCGGCATCCTTGTTCACTGCCTGGCGGGTGTGAGCCGCTCGGTGACGGTGACGGTGGCCTACCTCATGCAGCGCCTCAACCTGTCGCTCAACGACGCCTACGACCTGGTCAAGCGCAAGAAGGCCGACATCTCGCCCAACTTCAACTTCATGGGGCAGCTGCTGGACTTTGAAAGGGAACTGGGGCTGGCCGAGGGATCGCCAGCGACCCCCGGAGCCCCCGACGGCCACGGCCAGacacccacctcctccccaggctGCTTCTTCACGCCGCCACCCTCCGAATGTGAGCAAGAGGGTGGCAGCTTCCAGCGTTACCCCACgtag